The DNA window TGAATACAACGAGGAGTACGACGAAGAAGATCTAGAACCTATTCAAAAAAGATTCAGCTCAAAAAGATTGGAGGCTGCTTTCGAAAACATAGAGAAAGCATTATCTGAATTTCAAGCGATGGATGAAGACGAAGAAAGGTCCGCGAATGTAAGCGATCGAGTTAGAAAGGAAATAGCggtttacaaaaatatttataatgaCAAGAAAGTCATCAAAAGACAGTTATCAATGGAcagttttgtacaaaaattgtaatgttttcatcatatataatgaaacatttgtgaATCAAATATACCGGATTATGAATTCTtaattgaatgtgtttttagtttacaatttttattatatgaACATATTTTGATTTATGGTTACGATTAGACGCTATACGTGTGAAACGAACACCTAGCTTGACTTGTTTACATAGTTTATTCGAACCCCATGTGCATGTTTATATTTCGACTCTTCAATTTTAAGTATAAACGATATGTCAGAGGGAATCCGCAATACGCGAAAACTCGATAAACGCTATAGCGTTCGGTCCCAAACATTAGCGTACTGCGGGGATCTACTGTACCTCTGTCATGTTGCGAAACGTCAAATTGCTCTAGATAACTCTACCTTCTAACTATCTACAGTGTCGGACAAAGCAATAAGGCCACCTGTTTTTCGATTTCTAAAATGTCATGAATGGTTACTTAAActagtttaaaaattatcaaattttgAGAAAAGCATGAACAAAGTGTCTTTGTAATGTCCTCTTAACCGTTTTTGGTTTAAGCGTCAAGTATGAAAGTTATGAGAAGAAGTAGTCAAAAAGTCAGAAATTCGTTCGTCATAATAATGCCAGTTAAAGTTCTTGtagtaaaaagtttttttactttcgtttTGGGCATTTCCTCCCACTTTATAACCATATCCCGGGCTTGCTCGGTAGTTCTAATACTTGATAGCATGCCCATCGTTCCGAAGAACATCTCTAACTCTTCGGGGCATGGATCGGGGCATCAACCAACGTTTGGCAGATTTCTGGAGGAATTGCGTACCATGCTCGTTGGATATTCTCCCAAAGCTCTTCCTTGCTTCGAGAACCTGCGGCTGGAAACTGCGACTTCACAATCGCCCACAGGTTCTCTATCGGATTGAGATCCGGCGATTGTGGAGGCCACTCCATCACGTCAACTTTTTGAACCGCAAGCTATTTCTTCACCATTTTAGCGGTATGCTTGGGATCGTTATCGTGCTGGAACTGCCACTTCAACGGCATCTCCCACTCGGCATGAGGCAACATCACGGTTCGTAGTATTTCTGCGTAGCAGTGCTGGTCCATAATACCTTTAATCAAAAAGATGGGACCAACACCGTGCCACGAGAAACAACCCCAAACCATGATGTTGCCCCCGTGCTTAACGGTCTTTACTTTATACTGCGGCTTATACGCAGTGTTAACTGGTCGATGACCTTGGTTTCGTCGGACCACAGTACATTCCGCCACTTGTCGCTGGCCCAATCAACGCGCTTTTGCGCAAAGTTGATTCGCGCCTGCAAGTGGCACCGTTTCAGCAACGGAACCTTGCGGCGACACCGGACGACCAGGTTGTTCTCAACCAGGCGACGCTGGACCGTTCCATCGCTTACCGATAGCTCCAGCTCGTCCCTTATCGCTCTGGCCTACTTAAAAGGATCGGCTTTACACAACCGCGTCATCCTAGCATCGTCTTTCGCAGTAGTTTTGCGCGGACGACCGGCGGATACCTTTCTTCCCATGCTATGAATAGCATTCATTACAAAGGTTTTCGAGCGCCCAAGCTTGGCAGCAATCGCGCGCTGCGACTCGCCAGCAGCCGCCAAACGCTTGATCAGCTGAAGCTGCTCTTCAGTTGCGTGCACACCACGACCCATCGcaaacaacaaagcaaaaaacactTGGAAAAAAACGGGAGCAAAAAAGAACGTGTGGTCTCGTCGAAGGCTTTGAACACAGTGCTAGCGATTAACTTCCGATACCCGTTCTCTCAACAATCTGAGAGAACACCGTTCGGCACTGCTTCGTGTGCGAGAGCGTACGCGCGTACTAAACTACTAAGGTACTAAACCACACAGCGGAGCGATACTACCCAAGCGAGTAAAAATTCGGTTTTTCGGctacttttttgtatttgttttcgaGCACGAAATCAAACCCGAAAAAATATCCGAGATACAGATATTTTTCGGACGATAAACCGAAGCAGACCCGAAGGCTACGCATACATACGCATTTACATAGGGAAGCGAGGCAAAAATCAAAGTCAAAAaggaacccaaaaaaaagtttcgcaCCTCTTACGATGCaactttagaatttttttacgtgtgtgtgttttcttatttgtttttatcagGCGCGCTTGTCCCTTTCACATACACTgtcacatttttaatttcatgtgTAGGTTGTTCGACGGCACGTGTTTTCATTACATACGGTCTGAAGAGTGAAGTGGAAGATCTTTAGTTATCGGTGATTTTTCTCTGTGGAAAGGTAAGTAGAAATGGGGTTTTAAGTTGATTATGTACAGTGTAATTATGAATATTTACCATCAATCCGGAACCGTCGCCTTAACCGTAGAGTTATCGCGATCTTGCTGTTGAGGCTCGTAGCAAAGGCGGTTTTGTGATGTTCGTTGGTATCTGCGAAAGCTTAGCTTTTGTTCGAGTGAATCGatgagcaattttttttttatttcaaagtgTTAATTAaagattcttttgttttagcaaaatgtataaCCAATCcagtgaagcaaaacaaatcgaGAAGATTAACAACCAAAAAGAGATATATTCCGATATTGTAAATATTCGAAGAGGTAAGTTGTTATCGCAATAATATAATTGCTTCGATCAACTACCTAATGTTCTTCATTATAGATCCTCAATATACTTCGCAACAATTTCTTAACAACACACCACCAATTCCATCGTCATCTAAACCAAGAATATTGAGTGTTTTGGAATTACCGCGTCTCATAACTTTTCCTCGCTTGGAAACTGTGTCGACgatcaccaacaacaacaacaacaacaacttaaCAAGTCAACAACTATCGCCGAACAACCCATTTCAACCAACAAACACCGGTGAGTTTGGTTAATTATATAATATAATTACGGATTATATATATCCGTAGATAATATAATTTTCATGTCACTTTTGAATTTCAGAAATCACGCTATCGCCAAACAATCCGTTTTCGCAGCAGCCAATCCCACAAAGTACGTaaacagaaaacattttgtttaatacaaaaaacaataataaatatctGTTTCTTATTTTAGAGACCGATATTCGATACCTGTGTTCTCCCAACAATCCGTTTTCACCTCAACATATCGGTAGGGAAAAAAGAATATCGTTTGTTCATGAACTAACAATAATTCATTATAATTTGCATTTACAGCACACGATACTAAACAGCAAAATAGTATAGGCACCGTTTCTAGTGGTAAGCGTAAAATAGttatgttaaaaattattaccTATTTTAGCAgaaacgatcatcatcatattTACTATttgcagtgcaaaaaaaaggaaaatcatgGAAGATTTCGCGCCCGTCGATACCAACCAAATAGCTGAATTATTTGAGGGATTAAGAGTGAccttaagtaaaaaaaaatgatgaaaatttcgaCGTGCTCAATGACAAGGTCAATGCGTTGCATAATCGGATAGATTATATTGATAAGAAAATGGATATAGTTCTTAAAAATTCAGCAAAAGTGACATCCCATGTGGATGAATTGGTTGCGGCCACTTGTCCTCGCGCAGGAATTTTTCCGAGGACAGAATTTCATTTGACGCCGATTAGttcagaagaagaaattatATCATTTAATGACAAACTTTCTTCTGATCCTGAGTTCAGAAAACAGGTGGTGTCATGgatgcaaatgcaaataacaCGCGCAAACATTGATAACCGTTTGCACGAGGCAATAGatttaatatttacaaaatcatTTCTTTCTACTATGAATTGGACAGGAATTAGTAAAACAGcaggtgttaaaaaaaataggattAGGATGCTTTAGCAATATATTAGATTTATTTGTAGATATAAGTAGTAATAACTTAGCAAAACCCACTATTTCGTTTGtaggatattttttaaagaataaattGAAGCATTCTAAGGAGCGTCTTCGCATTCTTGAAACCAAGAGGACGTCGTCTCATACAGTGAAGCGTTCTTAGAcggtttcaatgttttttgcaacatatttttactgtttaattaaaatttcattaatttccTTATCCATTTTCTATTTAGTTTATTAGTTTATTGATGatgaattaattgaattaattgctgcaccgtttgtttgtttttcctcatttatttcattataatTCTCCAGATCATAATTTAATACTTGCAACCCTCGCTGGATAGGATTTTTGTTAATTGgcgaaattttgtaaaaaaataaatgaaacttTCATTCATAGTGTTATGTTGTTCTTAGTTTATTTTctgtaattattattaaataaaagataTGATGTTATAGTGTGTTTCACAAAACCTCTTTCATTCAATAAGAGTGTGTAGCAACGGAACAAATatgatttcttcttttcgtgaGGTTGATATAGCCACTAGCTTACATCTGATGTTTCCTAAAATCGTGTCTTCGCAGTTTTACGACAAAGTATTTTCAAAACCTTTAAATGTGTAAATTTCGCTTGATTCAAAAGGGTCGTTAAACACCAAACCTGTAAGATTAACTTTCTTTCCTGTTATATGAACATTATGGGTTTGTAGGGAATCAAGAACCACCCATTTCTCGAATTGTTCTGCAATAGAAAATTTGAGCGAAGCCTTAGTGATATTAAATTTCCACGTTTTGTTACTGCAGGATATTTCATATTGCTTGTCGACCTAGGTGTGTTGAAGTCATCTTTCTCGGATATACGATTAATAGCCTGTCCCAAGTTCTTCCAGCCACTTCGAATCATGCCCTTCAAAACCTGTAAGTGGTTCTCAAACGGGTAGGTAGAAATTGATGGAAGTGGACCAAATCGTACTACATCATCATATACGTGATGCAGGTTGTGGACATTACTTGTTATGTAACGTTCCCCGTAAATGTTGGCGTATTGCTGGATAAACTTATCCAATAATTGGCCGGCAAGCACCCACTTGTCTTTGTAAACAGTTGATGATAAAATTGTAACTGCACAAAACAATAGCATGAAGTGGCTGTACATTTGATCATTCAAATTCGACTTTAGTACAACAAAACCCGCATAgtgcaaaaaatatgaaaattcgACTCCtttccaaaattttaaaaattttatagaACGTAGGTTTTGGTGCATTTCCGAAGGAAGTTTTATCTTTGCGAAagcatttgaaattttttcgcATTGCTCCAAAGACCATGCTTTCTTTCCAAGATTGCCGTCTCGCCAACCTGTAAGCAAACGCTTAACTATTCCAAGATAGAACAAATGCAACGGAtccgaaacaacaaaatccttGACCATGTCAAAATGCTTCAATTCTAAAAGTGGACAGTATTTCTTATTATGTCCAGGGtattcattgttttgaaaacccTGATGTGTTCGTTTGGGCGCATTCAAAGTAAGGGAAGACTACGGTGTGACCAATGTGGCTATACTCGCTAACAATAGTACACTTTGCGCAACTGTCGTAGCCTGTGTGTCCAGCCATACCTAAAAAGATTGTACATAAATTCATAGTTAAGTAAATGTTATTCTTGAACATAATTTCTGTAAGAACAGTTTTCTTTACCTTTAATGAAGGCTCTCGCCGTAGTGTCAGCAACAATGGCACGCAAACTAATATTAATATGCTCTCCTTGGATTGTTATACCATGTGAGATGAGAGTATTTAGTTCATCTACTAATGGCCGGAGGAACTTTTCATTATTATCTGGCTTGTTTAAGCCACAAAAAATAGCAGCAGTCATCACCGGCGCTTGAGGTAATTCTTCGATCGTAAATAAAATCGGCCAAAACTGCTTACAGCTGCTTTTATGCAGAGGTAGTCCATCAATCGAAAGTGAAATTGTTAAATGTTTACATGTACACTTAGATgtgctgcaacaaaaaaataaaatgaaatttttatttcatttcaaactaccaaaaataattcaacaaacaGCTACTGATCCCACGATACCAATATTGGCCGCCACAGATCTCTGTGATCTCCGAGGAAGTATTACGTTTTGTTCTTAGTaatgtttttgctgttgcaggCACTTTcacatttgcttttttaaacaGTTGAAGAATCATATTAACTGGTTGATGCATAGCGTTGTTCGTTAGAGCCCAATATCGAATTCCATCAACGATCGACATATTTTCGAAAAGATTTACGCTTTCATTTATGAACTCGTTATCACTATCGCTTTCTGTTGAACTGCCATCTGTGTCTACCGCCAGATAATCCATTGTTTCGTTGAACTGAGTTGGTATTTCTCCAGCATCATAAACTTCTTGTGTACCTGATTGATTATAAATAAGATTAATTTCacttatattttgttttctacatGTAACACTTACCAAAGCGACTCGAACTAGCCACCTGCGAGATTTCATTGAACGAATAAAGCTTTGTATATTTACTGGCTCTACGATATATATTTCCCGTTTTCAGTCCTCGTTTAATATTCgacatttttaatcaaaattattattacaagTTATCAACAAAATTCAATAGAGTAAGTGTACCATTTATGGACGAGTTTGTACAGCGTTTTCACAAGAACGACGTTTGTGGCAAAACTGCTTAActaaaattcataaacaagAGTGCAATCGATAGACACACGTTTTTTAcgtattttcgtttttaaattttgtaatttgaacatttaaaacaaaagttataGTCATTTTCGTAAACCTCTTCAATGCACCAATTGTTGTGCTATGTGTTCCAATTGTTGTGCTATAGGTGTACCAATTGTTGTGCTAGTTCAAAATCACCATTTGAATTGATTTCACTCAAGCTAATGGGTATAATAAGGAAACTTAATGTTTTTTAGGAACTTTTCATTACTTCTTCTACTTTCATTTCATAGAATAAAAACGTTTTTCACTGATTTTAAAATAGTGGTTTATAGAGGCaaattttggtttgatttggcAGAAATTTGTGAAGTCAGCATAAAATGATGGCAGTAGGCTGTGTGTTCAAAGTATCAGTTAAAACTAGTTTTTTATAGAGAATAAACAataattcttttcttattgTTTAATTCACTCATTTTAACAACATAAAGGTTGCCGAAAGTCAATATGCTTATCTCCAATACACGCACTTTGTTTATTAGTTGATTACGACAGGACAAACAGGGAACATGAAAATAGCACAACAATTGGTGCATTCCGGTTTTCCATACATCAATGGTTGTGCTATTTTTGAATACGATAAATAATGTATTTCGCATCATTTAATTATCAAAAACGATGTGGTTCTAGCTTAAGTAAGCCATAAACtagtttttaaaatcatttgacATCGATTTTGTGCTctagtttcattaaaaattgaaaacaaaaaaatggtcatTTTTTAGACAATCGGTATGATATTGCAGATTTTTTGacagcaaaactaaaaatcgtgattttttgaaaaataagcttatgaaattaataaaacttaTGGGAAAATAAGGAAATCTGTTAATTTatgtgaagaattttttttgggactgCAAATCatccttgtttttttcatattatccATTTTTCCGACGATAGCACAACAATTGGTGCTAGCACAACAATTGGTACACTTACCCTATGAAACCTTCCACATCAGTGTTCAGCACGTGTTCaagtaaaatgcaacaaaaacagcCCGTTAGCTCGTTTACGAAGGCCCCGACTTAAAACGCTTGCTAAATCACGCACACATTCATAAGAAACGAATAAATTTTTGAGAGTGTGTTAGTTATCGTCCGAAAAATTCTACTTGGGTAAGCGCTTCGCTCTcaccccgtgcctacatgcttagcaattgtcgcgtttgcgaacgcgacaatcgtagcacagttttcccaaaaaattttgcgactttcggcgcgacttcaaggttgtttaagttttctcgtgcaaggtttgtttatgttttcaatctggccggtagcgggaaattaatttcgaattaaattaaattaatttaaacaatgaaaattataataaatagtaaatttattgttttgatgaagttgatgagaaaggcaagttttttaactccagtgacgatgtttcaaaacaatggaccatcaagaaagctcgtggcaggatgctgctaactcctgtgatacaaataacggctgttgctaacagtaccgaagattggtccgttttgttttcttgtgtgtttaacgCTAGACaatcttgttataattttttccggtagccagaaataattgtaacaagataaataggtgaacgaagatgtgtttgcccaccgcgtcatacaccgggcaaaatagaattgggatcggcagcttcgagtagcataaaggtaaaaatcttcgaatacgggtaatcaaacgtgtatggcttttttctcatttcatgaccgtcaccgtaccctcaatatacaggtattcataaccacgattccaacacagcttccaaaagggatcgaacactgtgctgtggactatctaatattttttaactctattttttttaactctaatatttttgctaattcattaatttaattaattactaattaattattaattaatttatattgttcaagcaagttcaacatacaagtaataaattcataaacaatgcagccatgcatttgtcttcttcttcttctattttctgaGGCATTTGCCcacgatatgggatttttgttttgaattaacaatgattcttctgttttaaaaataatattgacattcacaataattatatacaaatcctgcatacttttaaaaaataaatagcactcgatttgttaatttaatttacaatatttaataacactcaaaatatttatttttttaatttgtattagtttaccttggtattgccatgtttaccttgttattacagaaaactgtcatggcgtcaagtcgcgcttcgaatcgcgatttttcgctgaaaatacacgtatagcgacttttcacaattttttttatatggagtttcacaaaatttttctgattcgcgttcgcaaacgcgacaattgctaagcgtttagagccggggtCACGAATAACGCGTTCGCTGCCGCCTCCCCACCCAAACGAGAGAGCGCTTAGCACACTCGAAAGCGATAGCGCGGTCGGTTGCTCGCTGTACACCACGTCATCCAAACATGTCTGTACACGAAACAAAGTACTGCATCACTTGCTGTGCCTGTTGCTATGCACGGCGCTCGTACTACGAGATAATCACCTGATCTGTTTGCACACTTAAGCGCTGCATAGTAACCCATACTCGTACACGAGAGCACGTGCGGCTACGCTCGCTAGGCAACTACGGTGTGTTGCTATGCGCTGCGCTAGGATTGCAATTTTAACAGTGCGTTTGCTCGCACTTGTAAGCAAAGTATTGCAACTATTGAAGCACTAAATGTTGTGAAATTTTATACACTTCTGCTGAGTATGTTAACAATTTATTAAGCTGGCCATATTTTATTGACGAGCgattttttggcttttttacgttttctgtTCATAACTTTTTAGTTAAATGATCTATCCACTAACTATTTTGCAGGAATGAAGCTAAGATGTTACTAATGCTTTCCTGAAAATATAGTTAAGTTTAAAGCActataactaaaaaaatagttcattCGTGTAAGCGATAACCGAGTGGTCTTATTCGTTTGTCGGACACTGTATATACCTTGTGCTCAATATATCCCCAAGTAGATATTGTCATGCGAAATATAGGTCCGAGAGGGTGTGAAGGGTAAAAATTTGCTCGAATCGTGAGATGGAAGAAACTTTGCCGTAAGTAAGAGCAGGACGGCGATAAAAGCCTACGATGGTGTTAGTAAATGTCACCATCCTATGGCTGCATTTTCATAACAAAACATAGCGTCTCCCGCGATTGAACgtattttatcatttccttCGGTGTTTCGAGTGTATTTTCAGCTTCAAGCTAGCAGAAAACAGTGCAAAATGGATGTTTCtaaacaaatgaagaaaagtggaGAGTCCCGGAAACGTGCAAGAGCGGTTTGGGAGTATTATGAAAAGGAATGGTAAGCAGAGAACCAGCCTGAACCTAGCAGTTCTCGTTCTGGTCCAGACGAACAAGGTGagttgtaaatgttttattccatCAAAGACACGTTATAATTGAACTTACGATGCGATACGATAAATTTCAGCTATTGAACAGTCCAATTCGGAATACGCGGGTATTTCTAACGCAGAACCTGCATCACTGGATTTCATATTCGAGGACGAGGAAGATTGTTATGATGACACGGACTGTGTGGTGATAGAGGACGATTGGCATGAAGACGCATCAGAAGATGAGGATGGGCGCATTGATGCTGATAGTGCCCCCGAAAGCAATGAATATGCTAAGCGGCTTCGGATATGGGCTTTATCGTACAATATAACGCACACTGCATGGCGTGCTTTGTTGGTTTTGACTCGAGAAACTACAAATATTAACCttcctaagtgtgcgaagaCATTTTTAAGGACGCCGATACAAGTGGATAAGCAGATTGCAACGGTTTCAGGCGGACAGCTTTGGTATCAAGGGATAAAAAGCTCTCTTCAACATCATTTTCGGTaaatatgttaaattaaatgtgTAGGGTCGAAGTCATAAAACTTGTTCTTTCTAGGTCTGCGATGACACCGGAGTTAACTATGGAGTTAAATATATCGATAGATGGTCTTCCGCTGCATAAAAGTGGACCGACTCAACTCTGGCCCATTTTAATGCAGGTGAGGAACATACCGGAAATTCCGATCATGGTGTTGGGAATATATTGCGGCATGGCAGAACCGGACAACGTGGAAGGATTTCTCCGCCCTTTGGTAATGGAAATAAACCATATACTCGTGCAAAGTATGTACATTAATTAAGAACGCCAAGGCCTTGTTTGAT is part of the Anopheles funestus chromosome X, idAnoFuneDA-416_04, whole genome shotgun sequence genome and encodes:
- the LOC125769463 gene encoding uncharacterized protein LOC125769463 isoform X2, giving the protein MFFIIDPQYTSQQFLNNTPPIPSSSKPRILSVLELPRLITFPRLETVSTITNNNNNNNLTSQQLSPNNPFQPTNTEITLSPNNPFSQQPIPQKTDIRYLCSPNNPFSPQHIAHDTKQQNSIGTVSSVQKKGKSWKISRPSIPTK
- the LOC125769463 gene encoding uncharacterized protein LOC125769463 isoform X1, producing the protein MFFIIDPQYTSQQFLNNTPPIPSSSKPRILSVLELPRLITFPRLETVSTITNNNNNNNLTSQQLSPNNPFQPTNTEITLSPNNPFSQQPIPQKTDIRYLCSPNNPFSPQHIAHDTKQQNSIGTVSSGKRKIVMLKIITYFSRNDHHHIYYLQCKKKENHGRFRARRYQPNS